Proteins encoded together in one Cicer arietinum cultivar CDC Frontier isolate Library 1 chromosome 4, Cicar.CDCFrontier_v2.0, whole genome shotgun sequence window:
- the LOC101497174 gene encoding sulfate transporter 3.1, with amino-acid sequence MGNVDYAYTCSSVEESVQRVAVPPDQPFLKSMKYSLKETFFPDDPLRRFKNQPPSKKFILALQYFFPIFEWAPNYSFQFLKSDLIAGITIASLAIPQGISYAKLANLPPILGLYSSFIPPLIYAMMGSSRDLAVGTVAVGSLLMGSMLGSEVNPNQNPKLFLHLAFTATFFAGVFQASLGLFRLGFIVDFLSHAAIVGFMGGAATVVCLQQLKSILGLEHFTHAADLISVLRSVFTQTHHWRWESAVLGICFIFFLLVTRYFSKKQPKFFWVSAMTPLMSVILGSLLVYFTHAENHGVQVIGELKKGVNPASLTELVFVSPYMTTAIKTGIVTGIIALAEGIAVGRSFAMFKNYHIDGNKEMIAIGTMNIVGSFTSCYLTTGPFSRSAVNYNAGCKTAASNIVMSIAVMLTLLFLTPLFYYTPLVVLAAIIVSAMLGLIDYEAAIHLWKVDKFDFFVCISAYIGVVFGSVEIGLVIAVAISVLRILLFIARPRTFVLGKIPNSEIYRNVEHYPNANRVSGILILKIDAPIYFANASYLRERITRWIDEEEDRIKATGETNLQYIIIDMSAVGNIDTSGISMLEETKKIAERREQQLVLVNPGSEVMKKLNKSNFQKDIGGKWIYLTLEEAVRACNFMLHACKTNPKRDESEGWNNV; translated from the exons aTGGGGAACGTAGACTATGCGTACACATGTTCTTCGGTTGAAGAGAGTGTGCAGCGAGTAGCTGTACCACCTGATCAGCCATTTTTGAAGTCTATGAAATATTCACTGAAAGAGACTTTCTTTCCAGATGATCCTTTGAGGAGGTTTAAGAATCAACCACCTTCAAAAAAGTTTATCCTCGCTCTTCAATATTTCTTCCCAATATTTGAATGGGCACCTAACTACAGTTTTCAGTTCTTGAAATCTGATCTCATAGCTGGAATCACTATTGCTAGCTTAGCTATTCCTCAAGGCATTAGTTATGCCAAACTCGCCAACCTTCCTCCAATTCTTGGACTAT aTTCGAGCTTTATACCACCGTTGATTTATGCAATGATGGGTAGTTCAAGGGATTTAGCAGTTGGGACAGTGGCAGTTGGATCTCTTCTAATGGGTTCCATGTTGGGCAGTGAAGTTAATCCCAACCAAAATCCAAAGCTTTTTCTCCACCTTGCTTTCACCGCCACATTCTTTGCTGGCGTTTTTCAGGCTTCCTTGGGTCTCTTTAG GTTAGGGTTTATCGTGGATTTCCTATCACATGCAGCCATAGTAGGATTCATGGGAGGAGCAGCCACGGTGGTTTGTCTTCAGCAGCTCAAATCGATTTTAGGTCTTGAACATTTCACCCATGCTGCGGATCTCATTTCAGTCTTGCGCTCTGTTTTTACCCAAACTCATCACTGGAGGTGGGAAAGCGCTGTGTTAGGAATTTgcttcattttctttctccttgtcaCAAGATACTTC AGTAAAAAACAACCGAAGTTCTTCTGGGTGTCAGCAATGACGCCGTTGATGTCCGTTATATTGGGAAGTCTGTTGGTTTATTTCACTCATGCTGAGAATCACGGCGTTCAAGTG ATAGGAGAATTGAAGAAAGGAGTAAATCCAGCATCACTCACAGAATTGGTGTTTGTGTCGCCTTATATGACAACGGCTATCAAAACAGGAATTGTCACTGGCATCATAGCTCTTGCG GAAGGAATAGCTGTTGGAAGAAGCTTTGCAATGTTTAAAAACTACCATATTGATGGCAACAAAGAGATGATAGCTATTGGAACCATGAACATAGTTGGTTCTTTCACCTCTTGCTACCTCACTACAG GACCATTTTCGCGTTCGGCTGTGAACTATAATGCTGGATGCAAGACTGCAGCATCCAACATTGTAATGTCAATTGCAGTCATGTTGACATTGTTGTTCTTGACACCTTTGTTCTATTACACTCCTCTTGTGGTACTAGCAGCTATAATTGTATCTGCAATGCTTGGCCTTATAGATTATGAAGCAGCCATCCATCTGTGGAAGGTCGACAAATTCGATTTTTTCGTATGCATTAGTGCATATATTGGTGTTGTCTTTGGCAGTGTTGAAATTGGCTTAGTCATAGCA GTTGCAATATCTGTTCTTAGGATACTGCTATTTATTGCAAGACCAAGGACATTTGTTTTAGGAAAGATTCCAAATTCTGAAATATACAGAAATGTTGAGCATTATCCAAATGCAAACCGTGTTTCTGGAATACTAATTCTAAAGATTGATGCACCAATTTACTTTGCCAATGCAAGCTATTTAAGAGAAAG GATCACAAGGTGGATTGATGAAGAGGAAGATAGAATTAAAGCTACAGGGGAGACAAATTTGCagtatattataatagatatgagTG CTGTTGGGAATATTGATACAAGTGGAATAAGTATGCTTGAAGAGACTAAGAAAATTGCTGAAAGAAGAGAGCAGCAA CTTGTTTTGGTCAATCCCGGAAGTGAGGTGATGAAGAAACTAAACAAATCCAACTTCCAAAAGGATATAGGAGGAAAATGGATCTATCTGACACTTGAAGAGGCTGTTAGAGCATGTAACTTTATGCTCCATGCATGCAAAACAAATCCCAAAAGAGATGAATCAGAGGGATGGAACAATGTCTGA
- the LOC101497505 gene encoding protein NETWORKED 1D, whose translation MATLSHADSRRMYSWWWDSHISPKNSKWLQENLTDMDVKVKQMIKLIEEDADSFARRAEMYYKKRPELMKMVEEFYRAYRALAERYDHATGVIRHAHRTMTEAFPNQVPMMLTDDLPSTETEPRTPDTRHPSRTFRNSDESEKDINAFKRNGAESEEHNSALNKTGLKQLNDLFIPQEHAKFAEGHARRALNFLETKEESSELNNGGHGTKAQVLSESERMIKAEAEISALKKVLAKLEEEKEAGLLQYQQSVEKLSNLELEVCSAQENSKRLDERASKAEAKVQELKEAVIKLQAEREANLLQYQECLEKITNLEKNISFAQKDAGAFNERATRAETEVESLKQDLTRVEAEKEAALVQYKQCLETLSKMEERLKETEENARRINEQANIAENEIEALRLEVTKLNEEKDDAALRYQQCLEIISSLEYKLSCAEEEVRRLYSKIDDEVEKLRGSEEKCLLLEASNHALESELQSLAQKVGSQSEELNEKQKELGRLWSCIQEERLRFVEAETAFQTLQHLHSQSQEELRAIASDLHGKVEILGNVESHKQALEDEVHRVNEENKILNELKISSSLSIKTLQDEVLNLKETIEKLEQEVELRLNERNALQQEIYCLKEELNDMNKKHQAMMEEVRSADLDPQCFGSSVKKLQDENSKLKETCEADKDEKAALLVKLETMEKLLEKNHVLENSLSDLNSELDSVRGKVNVLEERCESLIVEKSILASEKATLFSQLQAATEKLEKISENNKLLENSLFDVNAELDGLRAKSNILEETCQLLDHEKSGIFSEKEVLVSQLNTTHEMLKDLEQQHNDLELKHLELQGERESALQKVEELLVSLYSVREEHSRVVKLNEDEVTSKELQIHILHEDAKCRKEEYEEELDKAINSQIEIFILQSCIHDMEKKNFSLLVECRRLSEASKMSDRMISKLETENIQKQVDVDSLSEKINILRIGLLQVLKTLDNNGMHFFEDRLDKDQILLNHIHGKLEERQKSFDSTFNESHDMAIENSIMITFIDQLKQKVENLVIEKGMLDNESRIQSKQFMALQIEFQKVLEKNQELKLTINKGEEKMEGMTTEIGNLCKELSDLEKSRKNLQEESCTISEEKKSLMGRFKDLSQEKGNLEEEICVLFRETLVQSNISVVYQNIIFEKHLELKQLGQERDNLCLENNNLEERLKIMAQKIENSEMENFHLKELFVKSNVELNLVESVNDQLSSQIMNEREALCHKENELLEAAKIFHALHTEKTELQSTVEDLKIRYNDASGKLEEKANQIFQLSSDKDRQNEELECLGEANQKLESEMKCLHQELEETKLRETKLSYQVHEGINEIEQWETQAAEIYTELQISAVNGTLFEGKTCELADTCEHLERINCSKDVESEQMKELVSKLEGENGRLCDQLAAYVPAICALNDSVTSLEMQTLGYAKHHDYVKPEVKNLVNYQNTENGQQIDDQSTTAPDPFLDFQHLQRRIDEISMAVKKLNESFKHVAQVDEAKENEQKMLMSRPDNPVTEIEVLPKDIMLDQISECSSYGISRRGTLEADDHMLELWETVDKDGAIKLAAEPAEDYPKKGAAKKPYNKHPSGDSLAEKELSVDKLEISRRLTRPREEGNKNKVLERLDSDAQKLTNLQITIQDLMNKVETTEKSTKGKGVEYDTVKGQLEAAQETVTKLFDANHKLVKSAEEGTFSSAGNASEVPDESGSVSRRRVSEQAQRVSEKIGQLQLEVQRLQFLLLKLNDRKETKEKTRMAERSTRVLLRDYLYGGTRTNHQNKKKNTPFCACIRPPTKGD comes from the exons ATGGCGACTTTGTCTCATGCAGATTCTAGGAGAATGTATTCTTGGTGGTGGGATAGCCATATAAGCCCTAAGAACTCAAAATGGCTCCAAGAAAATCTTACAG ATATGGATGTCAAGGTGAAGCAAATGATAAAGCTCATTGAAGAAGATGCAGATTCCTTTGCCAGGAGAGCAGAAATGTATTATAAAAAACGGCCAGAGCTTATGAAAATGGTCGAAGAGTTTTATAGGGCATACCGGGCATTGGCTGAAAGATATGATCATGCAACTGGAGTGATCCGCCATGCTCATAGGACCATGACCGAAGCATTTCCTAATCAAGTTCCGATGATGCTCACAGATGATTTACCTTCCACGGAGACCGAGCCACGTACTCCAGATACGCGCCACCCTTCACGTACATTTCGTAACTCAGATGAATCAGAAAAGGACATTAATGCTTTCAAAAGAAATGGAGCTGAAAGTGAAGAACATAATTCTGCTTTGAACAAGACAGGGTTGAAACAGCTCAATGATCTCTTCATCCCTCAAGAACATGCAAAGTTTGCGGAAGGGCATGCTAGAAGGGCGCTCAATTTTTTAGAGACGAAAGAGGAGAGTAGTGAGCTAAACAATGGAGGCCACGGCACTAAGGCTCAAGTCTTGTCCGAGTCTGAACGCATGATAAAAGCTGAGGCAGAAATTTCGGCCTTAAAGAAAGTCCTTGccaaattagaagaagaaaaggaagcTGGTTTGCTTCAGTATCAGCAGAGTGTGGAGAAATTGTCTAATCTTGAATTAGAAGTATGTTCTGCACAAGAGAATTCTAAAAGACTTGATGAACGAGCAAGTAAAGCAGAAGCCAAAgttcaagaattgaaagaagCGGTAATCAAATTACAGGCTGAAAGGGAAGCTAATCTTCTTCAGTACCAGGAATGCTTGGAGAAAATAACTAATCtagagaaaaatatttcttttgctcAGAAGGATGCAGGAGCATTTAATGAACGTGCTACTAGAGCTGAAACTGAAGTTGAGTCCTTGAAGCAGGACCTCACTCGAGTAGAAGCTGAAAAGGAAGCTGCCCTTGTTCAATACAAACAGTGCTTGGAGACATTATCAAAAATGGAGGAGAGATTAAAAGAAACTGAGGAGAACGCTAGAAGGATTAATGAGCAAGCTAATATAGCTGAAAATGAAATTGAGGCTTTGAGGTTGGAAGTTACTAAACTTAATGAAGAAAAGGACGACGCTGCTCTCCGATATCAGCAATGCTTGGAGATAATTTCCAGTTTGGAATATAAACTCTCTTGTGCTGAAGAGGAGGTGCGTAGGTTATATTCAAAGATAGACGATGAGGTTGAAAAGTTACGCGGTTCTGAAGAGAAGTGTCTTCTTTTGGAAGCGTCAAATCACGCTCTAGAGTCTGAATTACAGTCTTTGGCACAAAAGGTGGGATCTCAAAGTGAAGAACTTAATGAGAAGCAGAAAGAATTGGGTAGACTTTGGAGTTGCATACAAGAGGAGAGACTGCGATTTGTTGAAGCTGAAACTGCTTTCCAAACTCTTCAGCATTTGCATTCTCAATCTCAGGAAGAACTTAGAGCTATTGCTTCTGATCTTCATGGTAAAGTGGAAATACTGGGGAACGTGGAATCGCATAAGCAGGCTCTAGAGGATGAAGTGCACAGAGTCAATGAGGAAAACAAAATTCTAAATGAGCTCAAAATTTCATCATCTTTGTCTATAAAAACTTTGCAGGATGAGGTGTTGAATTTGAAGGAGACAATAGAGAAACTTGAACAGGAGGTTGAGTTGCGACTCAATGAAAGAAATGCTCTTCAGCAAGAAATTTATTGTCTTAAAGAGGAGCTTAATGATATGAATAAAAAACACCAAGCTATGATGGAGGAGGTCAGGTCAGCTGACTTAGATCCACAGTGCTTTGGCTCATCTGTGAAAAAATTGCAAGACGAGAACTCGAAGCTGAAGGAGACATGTGAGGCTGACAAAGATGAGAAAGCAGCTCTTTTGGTGAAATTGGAAACCATGGAGAAACTTTTGGAGAAAAATCATGTTTTGGAGAATTCCCTTTCAGACTTGAATTCCGAGTTGGATAGTGTCAGAGGAAAGGTAAATGTCTTGGAAGAAAGGTGCGAGTCTCTGATTGTGGAGAAATCAATTCTCGCTTCTGAGAAGGCCACCTTGTTTTCTCAATTACAAGCCGCAACTGAAAAGCTGGAGAAAATCTCAGAAAATAACAAGCTTTTGGAAAATTCACTATTTGATGTCAATGCTGAACTTGATGGATTAAGGGCAAAGTCCAATATCTTAGAAGAGACATGCCAGTTACTTGACCATGAGAAGTCTGGTATCTTTTCGGAGAAAGAAGTATTAGTTTCACAGTTGAACACCACTCACGAAATGCTGAAAGATCTTGAACAACAACACAATGATTTGGAACTAAAGCATTTGGAACTACAAGGAGAAAGGGAGTCTGCTCTTCAAAAGGTGGAAGAGCTGTTGGTTTCCCTATATTCCGTGAGGGAAGAACATAGCAGAGTTGTGAAATTGAATGAAGACGAAGTGACGAGCAAGGAATTACAAATTCATATTCTGCACGAGGACGCGAAGTGCCGTAAAGAAGAATATGAGGAGGAGCTGGATAAAGCTATAAATTCTCAAATCGAAATTTTCATCTTGCAGAGTTGCATCCACGATATGGAGAAAAAGAACTTTTCCCTTCTAGTTGAGTGTCGGAGACTTTCAGAGGCGTCCAAAATGTCTGACAGAATGATTTCTAAATTGGAAACTGAAAATATTCAAAAGCAGGTTGATGTGGATTCTTTGTCTGAGAAAATTAACATACTGAGGATTGGGCTGCTTCAGGTGTTGAAGACTCTTGACAATAACGGCATGCATTTCTTTGAAGATAGGCTTGACAAAGACCAGATTCTCTTGAACCATATACACGGAAAACTAGAGGAGAGACAAAAGTCTTTTGACTCAACTTTCAACGAAAGCCATGACATGGCCATTGAGAATTCAATTATGATTACATTTATTGACCAGTTGAAACAAAAGGTAGAAAATCTTGTGATAGAAAAAGGCATGCTTGATAATGAGTCCAGGATACAGTCTAAGCAGTTCATGGCATTGCAAATAGAGTTCCAAAAGGTATTGGAAAAGAATCAGGAGTTGAAGTTAACAATAAACAAAGGAGAAGAGAAAATGGAGGGAATGACAACTGAAATTGGGAATCTATGCAAAGAGCTATCAGACTTGGAAAAGAGTCGCAAAAACTTACAGGAAGAAAGTTGCACGATATCCGAAGAGAAGAAATCGTTGATGGGAAGATTTAAAGATCTCAGTCAGGAGAAGGGTAACTTGGAAGAAGAAATTTGTGTCCTGTTCCGTGAAACATTAGTTCAATCTAATATTTCAGTTGTTTACCAGAATATTATCTTTGAAAAACACCTGGAACTTAAACAGCTTGGTCAAGAACGTGATAACCTCTGTTTAGAAAATAATAACCTTGAGGAGAGATTGAAGATAATGgcacaaaaaatagaaaattcagAAATGGAAAATTTTCATCTTAAAGAGTTATTTGTAAAGTCAAATGTTGAATTGAATTTAGTTGAATCTGTCAATGATCAATTGAGTAGTCAGATTATGAATGAAAGGGAAGCATTGTGTCATAAGGAAAATGAGCTTTTGGAAGCGGCCAAGATCTTCCATGCTTTACACACTGAGAAAACAGAATTACAAAGTACGGTGGAAGATCTGAAGATTAGATACAATGATGCAAGTGGGAAACTTGAAGAGAAAGCTAACCAAATTTTCCAATTGTCCTCCGACAAGGATCGTCAGAATGAAGAGCTTGAATGCCTTGGTGAAGCAAACCAGAAATTGGAGTCTGAAATGAAGTGCCTACACCAAGAACTTGAAGAAACTAAACTGAGGGAAACAAAGCTAAGTTATCAAGTTCATGAAGGAATAAATGAGATTGAACAATGGGAAACTCAGGCTGCAGAAATTTATACTGAACTGCAGATTTCTGCTGTCAATGGAACACTATTCGAAGGGAAGACCTGTGAGCTAGCTGATACATGTGAGCATCTTGAGCGCATAAACTGCTCGAAAGACGTGGAAAGTGaacagatgaaagaattagttAGCAAGTTGGAAGGTGAAAATGGGAGACTGTGTGATCAATTAGCTGCTTATGTCCCAGCTATCTGTGCTTTGAATGATTCTGTAACATCTCTTGAGATGCAGACTCTTGGATATGCAAAACATCATGACTATGTAAAACCGGAG GTTAAAAATTTAGTGAATTACCAAAACACTGAAAATGGTCAACAAATTGATGATCAGTCTACTACGGCACCAGATCCATTCCTTGATTTCCAACACCTACAGCGGAGGATCGATGAAATTTCAATGGCAGTTAAGAAGTTAAATGAAAGTTTCAAGCATGTTGCTCAAGTGGACGAAGCAAAGGAGAATGAACAGAAGATGTTGATGTCAAGGCCAGATAATCCTGTAACTGAGATTGAAGTACTTCCAAAAGACATCATGCTTGATCAAATATCTGAATGTTCGTCATATGGCATAAGCAGGAGGGGAACTCTTGAGGCTGATGATCATATGCTTGAGTTGTGGGAAACGGTTGATAAGGATGGTGCTATTAAGTTAGCGGCGGAACCAGCAGAAGATTATCCTAAAAAAGGAGCAGCTAAGAAACCCTACAATAAACATCCTTCAGGAGATTCCTTGGCAGAAAAGGAATTGAGTGTGGATAAGTTAGAGATCTCAAGAAGATTGACACGGCCGCGTGAAGAAGGCAACAAGAACAAGGTTTTGGAAAGACTTGATTCCGATGCGCAGAAGTTAACAAACCTTCAAATAACCATACAAGATTTGATGAATAAAGTGGAAACTACAGAGAAGAGCACAAAGGGAAAAGGTGTCGAGTATGATACAGTTAAAGGACAGCTTGAAGCTGCACAGGAGACTGTCACAAAGTTGTTTGATGCAAACCACAAGCTGGTGAAGAGTGCAGAAGAGGGTACGTTTTCTTCAGCCGGGAATGCTTCAGAAGTGCCAGATGAGAGTGGAAGTGTTAGCAGGAGGAGAGTTTCAGAACAGGCACAGAGAGTATCAGAAAAAATAGGACAACTTCAGTTGGAGGTGCAAAGGCTGCAGTTTCTTCTTTTGAAACTCAATGATAGAAAAGAAACCAAAGAGAAAACTCGTATGGCTGAACGAAGTACAAGAGTACTTTTGCGGGATTATCTCTACGGTGGGACAAGAACCAACCAccaaaataagaagaaaaatacaccTTTTTGTGCATGTATAAGACCACCAACCAAGGGAGATTGA